The Bernardetia litoralis DSM 6794 genome includes a window with the following:
- a CDS encoding gamma carbonic anhydrase family protein — protein sequence MALILPVRGFSPKFGKDCFLAPNATIVGEVEIGDNCSVWFSAVIRGDVNFIKIGHHTNIQDNSTIHGTYGTASTTIGNYVSIGHNAIVHGCTIEDNVLIGMGARLMDGVIVRTGSIVAAGAVVLEGTEIESGFIYAGVPAKKVKPIGERGEMLQRIANNYVKYSGWFMNESVIGESINNG from the coding sequence ATGGCTTTAATTCTTCCTGTGCGTGGTTTTTCTCCAAAATTTGGCAAAGATTGTTTTCTTGCTCCCAATGCTACAATAGTGGGCGAAGTAGAAATAGGTGATAATTGTAGTGTTTGGTTTAGTGCTGTCATTCGTGGCGATGTAAATTTTATCAAAATTGGTCATCATACTAATATTCAAGACAACTCAACTATTCATGGAACATATGGAACTGCATCAACAACAATTGGAAATTATGTAAGTATCGGACACAATGCCATCGTACATGGTTGCACAATTGAAGATAATGTTTTGATAGGAATGGGGGCACGACTTATGGATGGTGTAATTGTCAGAACTGGAAGCATAGTGGCAGCAGGTGCAGTAGTTTTGGAAGGAACAGAAATTGAAAGTGGATTTATTTATGCTGGTGTTCCTGCTAAAAAAGTAAAACCAATCGGAGAAAGAGGCGAAATGTTGCAACGAATAGCTAATAATTATGTAAAATATTCGGGCTGGTTTATGAACGAAAGTGTCATTGGCGAGAGTATCAACAATGGCTGA
- a CDS encoding sensor histidine kinase: protein MNKRTITLLLIFALLSIFGIISIQIYWVQRAFDANRKQNEQKIQVALQHIARKIAAYSKTTLPSQSPINQISSDYYTVSVNCEIDAAILEYFLKNEFSKRNIQTDFEYGIYDCDSEKMVYGNYISLNEDNKKSKNLKNKGKFKKELPKWEGQNYYFGIRFPSVSSQLVSEMDIWIFLSVILLLVIFFLVYGMFFIITQKQFSQAQKQFINNITHELKTPISILGIASNVLIDNNLAQNSTKEETRKQQYAIIVKEQTERLNSQVEKLVELLMLERSSYVPLSLEKINLQEIIQETTQSFELEILAKQDFQKQDFKIQFIDIENQTFIKTDKVHFQNMLHNLLENAFKYNQNTPFVEISILIQSKNKLIISIKDNGIGIDKKFQKRIFDKFFRIQNSDIHATKGFGLGLSYIKQVVRAHKWKIKVESNLNDNLSINSNTGTTFFIEIPY from the coding sequence ATGAACAAACGAACTATTACCCTTCTTTTAATTTTTGCTTTACTTTCCATTTTCGGAATTATTTCTATCCAAATTTACTGGGTGCAGCGAGCATTTGATGCAAATAGAAAACAAAACGAGCAAAAAATACAAGTTGCTTTACAGCATATTGCTAGAAAAATTGCTGCATATAGCAAAACTACATTGCCTTCTCAATCTCCTATAAATCAGATTTCTAGTGATTATTATACGGTTAGTGTAAACTGTGAAATTGATGCTGCTATATTGGAATATTTTCTAAAAAATGAGTTTTCGAAGCGAAATATTCAGACTGATTTTGAATATGGAATTTATGATTGTGATAGCGAAAAAATGGTCTATGGAAATTATATTTCATTAAATGAAGATAATAAAAAGTCTAAAAACCTAAAAAATAAAGGAAAATTCAAAAAAGAACTTCCAAAATGGGAAGGACAAAATTATTATTTCGGTATTCGGTTTCCTTCGGTTTCTTCTCAACTCGTTTCAGAAATGGATATTTGGATATTTTTATCTGTGATTTTACTGTTGGTAATTTTCTTTTTGGTTTATGGAATGTTTTTTATTATTACACAAAAGCAGTTTTCACAAGCTCAAAAACAGTTTATCAATAATATTACACACGAACTCAAAACGCCTATTTCTATTTTGGGAATTGCTTCTAATGTGCTTATAGATAATAATTTAGCACAAAATTCTACAAAGGAAGAAACTAGAAAACAGCAATATGCCATTATTGTAAAAGAACAAACCGAAAGATTAAATTCACAGGTAGAAAAGCTCGTTGAACTTTTGATGTTGGAGCGAAGTAGTTATGTTCCTCTTTCTTTAGAAAAAATTAATCTTCAAGAAATAATTCAAGAAACAACACAGAGTTTTGAGTTAGAAATTTTGGCAAAACAAGACTTTCAAAAGCAAGATTTTAAAATTCAATTTATAGATATAGAAAATCAGACTTTTATAAAAACTGATAAAGTTCACTTTCAAAACATGCTGCATAATCTTTTAGAAAATGCCTTTAAATACAATCAAAATACGCCTTTTGTAGAAATTTCTATTTTAATTCAATCAAAAAATAAACTCATTATTTCTATAAAAGATAACGGAATAGGCATTGATAAAAAATTCCAAAAACGTATTTTTGATAAATTTTTCAGAATCCAAAACAGTGATATTCATGCAACAAAAGGCTTTGGATTAGGACTAAGTTATATCAAACAAGTAGTAAGAGCGCACAAATGGAAAATAAAAGTAGAGAGTAATTTGAATGATAATTTGAGTATTAATTCGAATACTGGAACAACTTTTTTTATAGAAATTCCTTATTAA
- a CDS encoding DUF1573 domain-containing protein — protein sequence MQKQFFGFLFTLVTLSFLFAFSPAYNAISWTQTSIEFGKIEHNKPVTATYEFVNTGKTPLIIQSAKGSCGCTGVEFSKEAIPTGQSSNIKATFNAAKIGAFSKTVTVTITGENEPIVLRFNGEVVN from the coding sequence ATGCAAAAGCAATTTTTTGGTTTTCTTTTTACGCTAGTTACACTTTCTTTTTTATTCGCTTTCTCTCCAGCCTACAATGCAATTAGTTGGACACAAACCAGTATTGAGTTTGGAAAAATCGAACATAACAAACCTGTAACAGCAACCTACGAATTTGTCAATACAGGCAAAACGCCACTAATTATTCAGTCTGCAAAAGGTTCTTGTGGCTGCACAGGCGTAGAGTTTTCGAAAGAAGCTATTCCAACAGGACAATCAAGTAATATAAAAGCAACTTTCAATGCTGCCAAAATCGGAGCATTCAGCAAAACTGTAACAGTTACAATAACTGGCGAAAATGAGCCTATTGTACTTCGTTTTAATGGAGAAGTCGTAAATTAA
- a CDS encoding HNH endonuclease, with product MIGRKVLILNADYRAISVCSVAKAFLLVYLHKAEMVNSVPDGFIQTVNKSFAAPSVIRLNSYVNIPYRGVMLTRQNIFKRDGNQCVYCKSTQNLTLDHVIPRSQGGKTSWTNLVSACQRCNSKKSDFSLEDVGMKLPYEPFKPTFVMFLRDFSRMGDENWKQFLQNV from the coding sequence ATGATTGGTCGGAAAGTGTTAATATTGAATGCAGATTATCGTGCGATTTCTGTTTGTAGTGTAGCCAAAGCATTTTTGCTTGTTTATTTACATAAAGCTGAGATGGTAAACTCTGTTCCTGATGGTTTTATCCAAACGGTAAACAAATCTTTCGCTGCTCCTTCTGTTATTCGTCTAAATTCTTATGTCAATATTCCATACAGAGGAGTAATGCTCACACGTCAAAACATCTTCAAACGAGATGGAAATCAATGTGTGTATTGTAAAAGTACTCAAAATCTTACTTTAGATCACGTTATTCCACGCTCACAAGGAGGAAAAACATCTTGGACAAATTTGGTAAGTGCTTGTCAGCGTTGCAACTCAAAGAAAAGTGATTTCAGCCTTGAAGATGTTGGGATGAAATTACCTTATGAGCCTTTCAAGCCTACTTTTGTAATGTTTTTACGTGATTTTTCAAGAATGGGAGATGAGAATTGGAAACAATTTTTACAAAATGTTTAA